One stretch of Asterias rubens chromosome 8, eAstRub1.3, whole genome shotgun sequence DNA includes these proteins:
- the LOC117293874 gene encoding tripartite motif-containing protein 2-like, translated as MVDQALRDIVAKEEEEITKIRNASRLLQERVTQIGQERGKGFESIQSSNHDKMSRAEQIVASVNDLMQHADNFELLDLKPKVMHNLDFHKELQFQTVQHSKSFIGFKGHDIVTDADLGEILEEEKWEVKTEFGKHGGGEGEFKWALDVACFSNGDIVVTDTARRLLSTFTSKGSYKSTGVQSGTEDGKLIQPYGVAVTDDLLLVTDGQDVKVYDRELRYIRQFRPSQNQVEGQSKSLLHGIAVDKKDRIAVADSERKVISLHNMDGFIISTIYHDDISSDCFLFVSSKERVIFTNYQKMKLVCVDFMGNEVFKISTSIDGKPAKPYGVCCDDAGDIYVSVYCGGYGTNEIHHYDASGEHIGCVVPGSYNPLGMTFTPTGDLIVADSHSVKVLHRL; from the coding sequence ATGGTCGACCAGGCTCTTCGAGATATTGTGGCTAAGGAGGAAGAGGAAATCACTAAGATAAGAAATGCATCTCGCCTCCTTCAAGAAAGAGTCACTCAAATCGGTCAAGAAAGAGGTAAGGGATTTGAGAGCATACAGAGCAGCAATCACGATAAGATGAGCCGTGCAGAGCAGATCGTAGCTTCAGTCAATGACTTGATGCAACATGCTGATAACTTTGAGCTGCTGGACCTCAAGCCAAAAGTTATGCACAACTTAGACTTCCACAAAGAGCTTCAGTTTCAAACAGTGCAGCATAGCAAGTCATTTATTgggttcaaaggtcatgatATCGTCACTGATGCAGATCTCGGTGAAATACTAGAGGAGGAGAAGTGGGAGGTGAAGACAGAGTTTGGTAAACATGGGGGAGGTGAGGGGGAGTTCAAGTGGGCACTGGACGTTGCTTGTTTTAGCAATGGTGACATTGTCGTTACTGATACAGCGAGGCGGCTATTATCCACATTTACATCAAAGGGTAGTTACAAATCTACAGGTGTTCAAAGTGGAACAGAGGACGGTAAACTAATACAACCTTATGGTGTTGCCGTGACTGATGATCTGCTTCTGGTTACTGATGGACAGGATGTAAAGGTTTATGATAGAGAACTGAGATACATTCGTCAGTTCCGACCCTCACAGAATCAAGTCGAGGGGCAGTCAAAGAGTCTACTTCATGGTATTGCTGTGGACAAGAAAGATCGTATTGCAGTGGCTGACAGTGAGAGAAAGGTAATATCTCTCCATAATATGGATGGATTTATCATTTCCACAATATATCATGATGATATTAGTAGCGACTGCTTTCTATTTGTAAGCAGCAAGGAGCGTGTGATCTTCACAAACTACCAGAAGATGAAACTAGTTTGTGTGGATTTCATGGGAAACGAGGTGTTCAAAATCAGCACCTCTATTGACGGTAAGCCTGCTAAACCCTATGGTGTGTGCTGCGACGATGCTGGAGACATCTATGTGTCTGTTTATTGCGGTGGCTATGGAACCAATGAGATACATCATTACGATGCATCAGGTGAGCACATCGGCTGTGTAGTTCCTGGCTCGTACAACCCTTTAGGCATGACGTTTACTCCTACCGGTGACCTCATCGTGGCTGATTCGCACTCGGTCAAGGTCTTGCATCGTCTGTGA
- the LOC117293875 gene encoding E3 ubiquitin-protein ligase TRIM56-like — protein sequence MAEAALHTETTFKIRHVHIECPICLSRFIDPKILDCLHNFCLKCLQELIDKQDPKTDIIICPMCKKETSIPDGGLSDLLSCFFLSSLIDDVINREGTKEDIINPPVLTCEGCDEGLEAVSRCVGCDANYCKTCLDQHSKLKAIRHHQIIDAVGSSNERPKAKDKTETPKCRKHTDQELCFYCDTCE from the coding sequence ATGGCCGAAGCTGCTTTACACACCGAGACCACTTTCAAGATTAGACATGTACACATCGAATGCCCAATCTGCCTGAGTCGGTTCATCGATCCGAAAATCCTGGACTGTCTTCACAACTTCTGCTTAAAATGTCTTCAGGAACTTATAGACAAACAGGATCCGAAGACGGATATTATTATTTGCCCAAtgtgtaaaaaagaaacatcaatCCCAGATGGGGGATTGTCGGATCTTCTTAGCTGCTTTTTCTTGAGCTCGCTTATCGATGACGTAATCAATCGTGAAGGTACGAAGGAGGACATTATTAACCCTCCTGTCTTGACATGCGAAGGATGTGACGAAGGTCTTGAAGCCGTCTCACGGTGTGTTGGCTGTGATGCGAATTATTGCAAGACATGTCTGGATCAGCACTCGAAGCTAAAAGCTATCAGACATCATCAAATCATTGATGCTGTCGGTTCGTCAAATGAGCGACCCAAAGCCAAGGACAAAACTGAAACACCAAAGTGCCGGAAACACACTGACCAGGAACTGTGTTTCTACTGCGACACTTGTGAATAA
- the LOC117293485 gene encoding E3 ubiquitin-protein ligase TRIM71-like has product MAEAALHTETTCKIRHVHIECPICLSRFTDPKILDCLHSFCFKCLQKLIDKPDPKTNLIICPMCKKETSIPDGGLSDLLSCFFLSSLIDDVINLEGSKEDIDPPVVTCEGCDEGLEAVSRCVDCDANYCKTCLDQHSKLKAIRHHQIIDDVGSSNERPKGKDKTESPKCRKHTDQELRFYCDTCDLLACPVCVVFDHRASNHNLSEINDSIRSYRRAVDEALQKFDECRKQFQKVDDSIKYSQQSLQLMVARALRDIVAKEEEEITKIRNTSRLLQERVTQIGQERGEGFESIQSSNHDKMSRAEQIVASVNDLMQHADNFELLDLKPKVMHNLDFHKELQFQTVQHSKSFIGFKGHDIADLGEILEEEKWEVKTELGEYGLGDGEFIGAGDVACFINGDIVVIDTERRPVSTFTSNGTYKSTGVQSGTEDGQLKQPFNVAVTSDDLLLVTDGQDVKVYDRELRYIRQFRPSKNEGEGESESLLCGIAVDKKDRIAVADSERKVISLHNMDGSIISTIHHDDISSDCYLSISSKERVIFTNYQKMKLVCVDFMGNEVFNISTSIDGKPAKPYGVCCDDAGDIYVSVYCGGYGTNEIHHYDASGEHIGCVARRLWYPQGMTFTPTGYLIVADSFSVKVLRRL; this is encoded by the coding sequence ATGGCCGAAGCTGCTTTACACACTGAGACCACTTGCAAGATTAGACATGTACACATCGAATGCCCAATCTGCCTGAGTCGGTTCACAGATCCGAAAATACTGGACTGTCTTCACAGCTTCTGCTTCAAATGTCTTCAGAAACTTATAGACAAACCGGATCCGAAGACGAATCTTATTATTTGCCCAATGTGTAAAAAGGAAACGTCAATCCCAGATGGGGGATTGTCGGATCTTCTTAGCTGCTTTTTCTTAAGCTCGCttatcgatgacgtcattaatctTGAAGGTTCGAAGGAGGACATTGACCCTCCTGTCGTGACATGCGAAGGATGTGACGAAGGTCTTGAAGCCGTCTCACGGTGTGTTGATTGTGATGCGAATTATTGCAAGACATGTCTGGATCAGCACTCGAAGCTAAAAGCTATCAGACATCATCAAATCATTGATGATGTCGGTTCGTCAAATGAGCGACCCAAAGGCAAGGACAAAACTGAATCACCAAAGTGCCGGAAACACACTGACCAGGAACTGCGTTTTTATTGCGACACGTGTGATTTACTTGCATGCCCTGTTTGTGTGGTGTTCGATCACCGAGCGTCCAACCACAATCTCTCTGAAATCAATGATTCCATTCGATCTTATCGGCGAGCTGTTGATGAAGCCTTGCAGAAGTTTGATGAGTGTCGCAAGCAATTCCAAAAAGTGGACGACTCTATTAAATACTCACAGCAGAGTTTGCAGCTCATGGTAGCCCGGGCTCTTCGAGATATTGTGGCTAAGGAGGAAGAGGAAATCACTAAGATAAGAAACACATCTCGCCTTCTTCAAGAAAGAGTCACTCAAATCGGTCAAGAAAGAGGTGAGGGATTTGAAAGCATACAGAGCAGCAATCACGATAAGATGAGCCGTGCGGAGCAGATCGTAGCTTCAGTCAATGACTTAATGCAACATGCTGATAACTTTGAGCTGCTGGACCTCAAGCCAAAAGTTATGCACAACTTAGACTTCCACAAAGAACTCCAGTTTCAAACAGTGCAGCATAGCAAGTCATTTATTgggttcaaaggtcatgatATCGCAGATCTCGGTGAAATACTAGAGGAAGAGAAGTGGGAGGTAAAGACAGAGCTTGGTGAATATGGGTTGGGTGACGGTGAGTTCATTGGTGCAGGTGACGTTGCTTGTTTTATCAATGGTGACATTGTCGTTATTGATACAGAGAGGCGGCCAGTATCCACATTTACATCAAATGGTACTTACAAATCTACAGGTGTTCAAAGTGGAACAGAGGACGGTCAACTAAAACAACCTTTTAATGTCGCCGTGACCTCTGATGACCTGCTTCTGGTTACTGACGGACAGGATGTAAAGGTTTATGATAGAGAACTGAGATACATTCGTCAGTTCCGACCCTCAAAGAATGAAGGCGAGGGGGAGTCAGAGAGTCTACTTTGTGGTATTGCTGTAGACAAGAAAGATCGGATTGCAGTGGCTGACAGTGAGAGAAAGGTAATATCTCTGCATAATATGGATGGATCCATTATTTCCACAATACATCATGATGATATTAGTAGCGACTGCTATCTATCTATAAGCAGCAAGGAGCGTGTGATCTTCACAAACTACCAGAAGATGAAACTAGTTTGTGTGGATTTCATGGGAAACGAGGTGTTCAATATCAGCACCTCCATTGACGGTAAGCCTGCCAAACCCTATGGTGTGTGCTGCGACGATGCTGGAGACATCTATGTGTCTGTTTATTGCGGTGGCTATGGAACCAATGAGATACATCATTACGATGCATCAGGTGAGCACATCGGCTGTGTAGCTCGTCGCTTGTGGTATCCTCAAGGCATGACGTTTACTCCTACCGGTTACCTCATCGTGGCTGATTCGTTCTCGGTCAAGGTATTGCGTCGTCTGTGA